DNA from Peromyscus eremicus unplaced genomic scaffold, PerEre_H2_v1 PerEre#2#chr22_unloc_1, whole genome shotgun sequence:
CGGCCCGTAGGTTTATAAAGGCCCAGGGGGAACTCCGTGTTAGGCTGAGTGCTCTGTACTGACCGGCATGTtgattgcggggggggggggggggggggggggcttctgaTGGCTGGATGATTTCAACACATTGAAGCTGGACTTTCTAGTcagtctcaggaggaggaagtggccacatGAGGGACTAGACCACGGTGCCTGGCTTTAGGGACGGAACCCAACGGTTGAGCAGGGAAGGGgaacgggtgtgtgtgtgtgtgtgtgaaggcctgCCAGAGCCTCGCTCGCCCGCTCTAGGGGGCTAGTGAGCCCCACATCCTATCTGCACCCCACGACCCCACTTCCCAGTGCCCTAGACCCCCTCTCCCGGCCTTCTTCAACGTCAGGGACCTCAGCCCAGAGGCCCGGGACCCAGTGGCAGGAGCCACCCTGGAATTCCAATTCCCCGCTGTCATCAGGGACCAGGGGTCCGGAGCCTTCGGCCCTGCAGCGTGCTCAGGGTctcagaggctcagagagggttTACTCTCGCCTGGGGCGTCCAGCATCCTCACCTGGGGAGGGGGATTCAGGcacctgtgattccactcccctACCTTCAGGCCTACAGTAATACGGGGCAGGGTCCGAGGTGGAGGGCTGACAGTCGCTTCAGATAgctgcccctcccccctctccccacccccgaGGATTTTCTAACCCACTCGCAGAGGAGATGACAGGGCCAGGCCTGCCAGGAGAGGTTAGAGTTGAAAAACTAGGTCACCCTCTGAGTGGCCCCTGCTGGGCAGCTCTGTGTCCCCGCGCGGTGGAGTAATTATAGAGAGAACACTTGCCAGTGCCCTGGAGGGATCTGGTGGCCGAGCTTTGACAAGCCAGGGTCAGAGAGGGTGCGGGGCCACCGATAGCACAGGGAGGAGGCTGCGGCTCAGTGGCGGTGACCAGGGACCTGCCAGTCCGTGCCTCTGTCTTTCAGAACTAGAGGTTCTTTCCTGAgcctagctacttgggaggccGAAACACAGAGTGTTGGGTGTTCAGACCACGCGCATAGACGGTTCCCGGCCACCCTGGGCCACCCGAGGCCCCAGCTCAGAAAACCACACACCTGTGAGGGGTTCAAGGAGTGAGCCCTTCGGTGGCTTGCAGAAGGCTGTGAGCCGGGGTGACGGGGATGGCTTGTCACACGAGCCaggagatctgagttcaaatccccaccacccacatgCGAAGCTGCCACAGGGCACACTTCTGCATCTCAGCCGACTGACAAGtaggaggatccttggggctcatGGCTGGACAGCCCAGCCCAGGCAGCAGACTTCCGGTCCCACtgagagacacagtctcaaaacacaaaatggaGAATGAATGCAGCGGGCGGCATCCTACTCTGGGCTCCACACGTGTGAGCATACACCCCGGAGAGACAGCAGGGAAGGCAGGATTccaggcggggctccaccctgaccacgcccccagcccctcactgggggattcctggcaggggctccaccctgaccacgcccccagcccctcactgggggattcctggcaggggctccaccctgaccacgcccccagcccctcactggaggattccgggcggggctccaccctgaccacgcccccagcccctcactgggggattcctggcaggggctccaccctgaccacgcccccagcccctcactggggagtccaggcggggctccaccctgaccacgcccccagcccctcactgggggattcctggcaggggctccaccctgaccacgcccccagcccctcactgggggattcctggcaggggctccaccctgaccacgcccccagcccctcactgggggattcctggcaggggctccaccctgaccacgcccccagcccctcactgggggattcctgGCAGGGGCTCTCCTCCGCACCTGCGCCTTCCAGTCTCTGTACTCACAAGCCGGGCGTACTCAGTCTGAACACTGAGAAGACAGGCAGGCTGACACAGACGGAGAGGTCTTGCCTGGGGGGCTTCAGCTGCTAACATGCTATAAATAGCCTGCCTGGCAGATGGAAAACCATGTTGCAAAAGAGGCCAGGCAGCCCAGTCCAgctgtccctcccccaccccggaCCCCTAGGTCTGGGCTGCAATCAGGCTGTCTGGGGGAACCTGGTCCAGCCTAGCCAGGCAGGCGCTGCAGGAAGTCTCAGCATCCTGCCCACTCTGGCCCTCCGTCCACACCTGGAGTCAGGGCCATCCTAGAGTACCTGACTCCTAGAGCATCCCACAGCCATGGGGTCACCATAAGTCACCAACTGGGTGTCCTTGGAGGGAGATGTCCTCTGTCACAGTTCCAGGGTGTCCACTAGGCCTGGCATACTCAGTCCCTCCAAGGCGCTGGGCAGggtccttcctgtctttcttagGTTCTCAGGCTCAGGTATCACTCAGCTGTGCCTCCATCTTCAAAGTTAGCctcggctacacagtgagcttgaggccagcctgcgctacaaGAGAGCTTGTTTTTAACCTCGTCCACCTGTTCTGGGTGCTGCACGGGGGTCCTGCTGAGTGGGCTTTAGGAGCTGGTCTTTCGCTGAGCACAGCGTCCTCAGTGGCCCTGCAGGCGGCATGGCCGAGTCACGCTCCAGTGTGGATGGCCCATGCTACGTTTCTGCCGTCTGTCCGTGGGCCATGGGCTTCTGTCATGTATACTGTCACCGTGGGTATCCGTGGGGAGATTTCCTGAGTGTGCAGTCGTGGGTCAGcgtctctgggtgtgtctggcTGGGATTAGAATTGCCCAAGTGCCATGGATAATGATGTCACGCTCCCCTTCCCCATTCCAGGTGTCCTGGACGATGCTGGCGCGGCCCTAGGCCCAGACCCTACACCATGACCTGCTGGCTGCCTATGCTGGGCctgcacctgctgctgctgcccacgGCTCCTCCCCTGGCCGCGGGCTGCCCCGCGCGCTGCGAGTGCTCTGCGTCCACCCGGACCGTGGCCTGCGGACGCCGCCGGCTGACCGCCATCCCCGAAGGCATCCCGGCCGAGACGCGCCTCCTGGAGCTCAACCGCAACCGCATCCGCTGCCTGAACCCCGGGGACCTGGCCTCGCTGCCCACCCTAGAGGAGCTGGACCTCAACCACAACGTGATCGCCCACGTGGAGCCCGGGGCCTTCGCCAACCTGCCCCGCCTGCGCATCCTGCGTCTCCGTGGCAACCAGCTGAAGCTCATCCCGCCCGGCGTGTTCACGCACCTGGACAGCCTCACGCTGCTGGACCTGAGCGAGAACAAGCTGGTCATCCTGCTGGATTTCAGCTTCCAGGACCTGCGCAGCCTGCAGCGGCTGGAGGTGGGCGACAATGACCTGGTGTTCATCTCCCGCAGGGCCTTCGCGGGGCTGCTGGGGCTGGCCGAGCTCACCCTGGAGCGCTGCAACCTCACCTCTCTGTCCCCGGAGTCGCTGGGCCACCTGCGGGGCCTGGGCGCCCTGCGCCTGCGCCACCTGGCCATCGCCGCCCTGGAGGACCAGAACTTCCAGAAGCTTCCGGGCCTGTCGCACCTGGAGATCGACAACTGGCCGCTGCTGGAGGAGGTGGCCCCGGGCAGCCTGCGCGGGCTGAACCTCACGTCGCTGTCCATCACGCACACCAACATCACGGCCGTGCCGGCCGCCGCGCTGCGACAGCAGGCCCACCTCACGTGCCTCAACCTGTCCCACAACCCCATCAGCACCGTGCCGCGGGGCTCCTTCCGGGACCTGGTGCGACTGCGCGAGCTGCACCTGGCGGGCGCCCTGCTGGCTGTCATTGAGCCGCAGGCCTTCGTGGGGCTGCGGCAGATCCGCCTGCTCAACCTCTCGGACAACCTGCTGTCCACGCTGGAGGAGAACACGTTCCACTCGGTGAACACGCTCGAGACGCTGCGCGTGGACGGCAACCCGCTGGCCTGCGACTGCCGCCTGCTGTGGATCGTGCAGAGGCGGAAGACCCTGAACTTCGACGGCAGGCTCCCGGCCTGCGCCACCCCCGCCGAGGTGCGCGGCGACGCGCTGCACATCCTCCCGGACTCGGTGCTCTTTGAGTACTTCGTGTGTCGCAAGCCCAAGATCCGGGAGAGGCGGCTGCAGCACGTGACGGCCACCGAGGGCGACGACGTGCGCTTTCTGTGCCGGGCCGAGGGCGAGCCGGTGCCCACGGTGGTCTGGGTGACGCCCCAGCACCACACGGTGACGGCTGCCAGCCGGGGCCGGGCACGCGTGCTGCCCGGGGGCACGCTGGCCGTGGCGGACACGCGGCCCCAGGACAGCGGCACCTACACGTGCGTGGCCAGCAACGCCGGAGGAAACGACACATATTTCGCCACCTTGACCGTCCAGCCGGCTGCCAACCGGACCCAGGGCGATGGGCACAACGAGACGCAGGTGGGCGTCCGGTTCCCGCTGGACCTGACCACCATCCTGGTGTCCACCGCCATGGGGTGCATCACCTTCCTGGGCGTGgtcctcttctgcttcctgctgctcTTCGTGTGGAGCCGCGGCCGGGGGCAGCACAAGAATCACTTCTCCGTGGAATATTCCTTCCGCAAGGTGGACGGGCCGACGGCCGCGGCCGGCCAGGGCGGCGCACGCAAGTTCAACATGAAGATGATCTGAGCCGACCCCACGGTGGGCTGGTGGGGGAACCTCTCAGCCTCCATCTAGTCCCAGATAATCTCCACCTATGCATATTTTCTCCAGGGGCAAGCATGGAGGCAGAACTTCCTCGTTTTTGTAGACATCCACGGGACTGTTTTGAGCAGATCACACCTTTTGCAGTTCCTGAAGTGTTTTCTAACGGTTTCAACCTGTCCTTTCCGCCctctgctgtggctgctgtgcTGGGACCCCAATGGCTGGGGACACTCAAGGCCCAAGGTTACCTAGGCAGGTGCAGGCTGTGGCGGCAAAGCCTCAGCAGTCAGGTCCCCCGATGCCTACGGTGGGAGGCCCCTGGGGACACCGGACAGGCACAGTGCTTACAGTAGGTGCCTTAGTTTGGCACAGCCGGGCACACACAAGGCCCAGGGCTGCAGGGACCCTCGGAGGACAGGGTGTGCCCTGGCCCAGCTCCTGTTCACCACTACTTGGCCAACAGGCAACCCAGGGCTCCCCCAGGCCCTGCTGAGTGGCTCAGAGTCACTGAAGGAGCCCTGTCCCCCACCAGGAACTTCCACCTGCCAGGAGAAGCCATGTCCCCATGTCCTCTACAGGTGCCTCCGCCCTGCCTAGCTGTCCTGGACATCTGCTTGCAGGAATGCCTCTAGACAGCCATATCCACTTTGCCGCTCGCTCGGCAGATGTGGTCGCCTGTGGCCGGTGAGCAGCAGGGGTCTCCCGGTGTCCACCTCTGGCCCTGCGGTTAGAGCAGTGTTGAGGGAGGGGACCTGGGGAAAGACAGACTGCGGCTCTCCTCCTGCCCAGCTGTGGCAGCTGTGGTCATCTGGGCACCTCGGTGTCTTCCGTTACAGATCTGAGCGGGCAGCCTTTGCCCTGTGTGCTGAGGCCAGGCCTCGCAGAGCCCTCCCGATTGTGTCCAGAGAGAAAGGCAAGCCCATGCAATCGAAGCCTCAGACCAAGCGTGGCTGGTCTGAACTTGGCTGGGAACATGGGGGGACCCTTTGGCCTTGCCGTTCCCAACCCTTGCACCACACACAAGCTGGTCCACAGGACACCAGTGACTGGGCGGAATGGCATTTCTAGACTCCACCCCTGAGCCGGACAGGACTGACCCCTTTAGTCCTGGAGTAGCCTCTTAGCCCGTTGCCATGGCAACCCTGAGGGCCCTCAAAACAACCACCAACGAAATCCAAGTGCCTTTAGAGTCATTAAAAGACAAGGAGGGGTGCACTCGGCAGGGTTAGGGGTCACAAAATGTCAGTGCGTTACACTGGGGTTCCCCATTCCCAACCTCTATCCTCACCCCGCTGTGTTTGACTGaaacccaataaaacaaaatgatttaatacaaaaggtttttattattattcccatGTGGGCGTGGGAGGCAGTGTGGCCGGGTCCCTCCCTCAGGGTTGGGAAGCTAGGTGGCGCTGGCTGCAAGGGTGACCCAGGAGAGAAGCTGGAGTTGGCAGAGACCACTGTGGtcaacccagcactggggaggtggatctggagttcaaggtcagccttaggTACATAACAAACTGGAGGCTGAACCGTCAGAGACCTCAGGGCTGAGGCTGGGGCTCTTCACCTACCTCACCTCAGACAAATGGTGTCAGCAGCAGCTATGTGTTGTGGGATAGTGCTCTTGTACACCGTAAAGATTAGTTactcctattggtttaataaaatgctgactggccagtagccaggcaggaagtgtaggccgggtgaccagactaggagaattctgggaagaggaagggcagacacagtcaccagacagacagaggaagcaggacgaGAATGtcttactgagaaaaggtaccaaaccacatggctaaacacatagaaatatgggttaatttaagtgtaagagttagttagtaataagcctgagctaccggccGAGCATTTACAAGGAAtactaagcctctgagtcaattatttgggaagcagctgctggataTTCGGGAACTGGTGGGTAGGACAGAAACTTCGGACGACAGCTGTGGGACATGTCTGTCATCTCAGCAGAAGCTTCAGGAGCTCCCGGGCAGGTGGGCTACAAGAAatggtttcaaaataaaaatgaatataagttGGAAAAGACTGGAAAAGTGTAGGTGGCCGTGGTAGAATGTGGGAGACAGGATGTGGGAGATACCCTTACCGTGGACAGAGGGACAGCGATTCTCCTGTGGCCACGCAGCAGGGCAGAACAGGGCTGGGAGAGTTCTCTGGCAGACAGCCCACAAGCTCTGTAGTTGGACAGAGGCACCAAGGACTTCCTAGGTGGCCCCACCAAGGAGACTATGAGCCTCAGAAAGGGGAAGGTCGCAGGATGCACTGCCTCCTCTGCAGTTCCCCTAACGAGAAGTCTCCACAGCTCTTGGCTCTGAGACACTAGGCTgtctttttataatttattcttttgggggtttttgtttttgagacagggtttctctgtgtagtcttggctgtcctggaactcactctgtagaccaggctggcctcgaactctgagatccacctgcctctgcctcccgagtgctgggattaaaggtgtgctccaccatcaCCGGGCTTTATTCTTTAAACAGAAACTCATGTAGccatatagctgaggatgaccttgaacttgggattCTTCTACCTCCCCCTCCTTCGTGCTGGGTGACAATCTTTGCACCTCCCTTACCCTGCCCCAGGGCTTACTCACTTCAGGGTCTCAACTCCTGGCTTCTGTCTCCACAACATCCCATCCTTGAGGGTGCCAGAGGTGAGGGGTGGCCCTGGGAAGGCCCCTGCCCCATCCTGGGCCTGGCCTAACAGCTGTCCATGTATTCCTTCCCACTTGGGTCTGACACTTTCCCTTGTCAAGGGGACCTGGCTTTGGGGCTGAGTTCTTTGGGACTAGGCCCTGTGTGTACAGTGGCTCATCTGTTTCCTCCCGATGTCCTCTGGGCTGGACACTATCCCTGTCCCAGACCTGGAGTGGGTAATTCCTAGTGTCCTGAAAGATGATTGCACTATTTCCTAGGGGAGAAATAAGTCCAGGGAAGGCAAGCAGCCCACGATGACCACAGAGCACCATTAAGGTGGGGTCACAGAGCTAGAGTCCAGGGGTCACCTCCATCTCAGGGGGTCCCTGGAGCAAAGGACTTCATCCGTCTCCTCAAAAGGCaccctagggctggagagatggctcagaggttaagagcactgactgatcttccagaggtcctgagttcaattcccagcaaccacatggtggctcacaaccatctgtaatgagatctggtgccctcttctggcctgcagtcatacatgcagacagaacactgtgtacataacaaataaataaaatctaaaaaaaaaaaaaaaaaaaaaaaaggcaccctAGCTGTGCAcatgctctgcctgcatgtgccCCCAAATCTCCATAACAGCAAGAGTAACTCCAGCCACCCACTGTGGGGGCGGCTACCCGGGCCCAGGAAGAAGCCACAACCCAGAGGCCCCATATAGGGCATTTATGGTccaaacaagaagaaaacatgggGCAGGGGtggaatctgtggatagtatatGGATTgagtagaaaatgtcttaataaagaaaaatgaaaaaaaaaaaaagaaaagaaaacatgttccCAAACTGTTATTCcagctacttaggagactgaggcaagattACTTCAAGGCCAACTTGTATGTTATGAGATAGGCCTGGCTTGAGGGTGGCTGAGGGTGTGGTCAGTGGCAAGCAGTTGCCTAGCATGTGAAACCGAGTCCATCCTCAGCAGGAGGGAGCTCGGGCTGGAGAGCAGCTCAGCAGCGGCTAAGAGCATGCATGGCTTTGCAGGATCTGAGTCTGGCCCAGCACCCGTGTTGGctggcctgtgactccagctccaggggatccaatgcccggGGTCCCCTCAGGCAACCCCACAtaacatggcacacatacacttGCATACAAAACTCAAAGCATTCAaagttgccaggcatggtggcatccACCTTTAACCTAGAGGATCTTTGTGGCCAGCCAGTTAcacagagagatgctgtctccagagggagaagggagagggaggggaagtgcCAGGGTCTCTGCCTTGCTGGGAGACCCGCTGTCTGGCTAACATCTCTTGGCTCCGCATGCCGTTAACCCTGCACACATGAACTGTTTACCTCAGCAAAGCTACCAGGCACATCTGTGAGTACATCTTTTTAGGGGAGTGACTGTCTCCCCTCCCAAGTGTTTCCGGATAGAAAGGGGGTCCTCAGGCTCCTGTGGCACTTCTGCTGGAGACTATGCTTAGCCCTTCTTCTAgtctggctgtgtagaccagaccagCTTGTAACACAAATCTCCCCGTCCCAGCCCTCTGGGGATGACAGGTGTGCCCTTGTTACAGTTTCCTAGGGAGGCCATGGTCAGGGAGAGCTGGCCACAGGCAAACGGGGAGCCTCGAGCCCTAACCTGTCCCAAAAGGCCTGGGCTATCAGGTCCTCATCAGGTAACAACTCACCCCAACATCAGAATCTGACTGGAGGCTCCCAGCCAAGTTCCTGAGACCTTGAAAGCTCAGAAACTGCTCTTGGTGGTCCAGTGGGACATGTGACCCCCAAGATCCCTGAGGGGGGTCCCTGTCatcagctgagtctaccagggtCCCCAGGCAAACCATACATTGCTACTAGGTCAAAAGACAAGACAATCTGGGGTAGTGGCACAAGCCAGTCACCCCAGCCCTCATGAGCAGGAAGAGCATGAATTCTAGGACACCCTGGCTACATAGGGAgctcgaggctggcctgggctatgaAATACCCTAcctgaaaaacagaacaaaggagCTATGCTGCTGGCCAGAGGATCAGGTCTCCATGAGGGTAGGCAGCCATTTACGTGACTGGACAGCATGTGTAACCCCACAGCACCCCCATGTGCCCAGGAGAGGAAGAGACTCCAAAATGGTTGATGCCCGGAACTTGGGACTGCCTGGCCACTGCTGAGGCCTAACCTTTCTCCCAGCTAGATACACACAGACCCTCAACACAGACCCCACCTGAGGCCAAGTTCTCCTGGTCTACCCATTGCCCTGCCCCCCAAGGCTGAGCTCCACGGAGAGCAGGCCTATACAGAGTAAGCACACAGCAGCCTAAAATGACACTAGTCTCAACTCGGGCCCCTTCTtggacagacacacactcacctcAGTCCTGTCCACTAGTCTCCCAGACACCATGGCATCAGGTGGTGAAGGGGCTTACACAGCAGAGGTCAGGGGTCCTTTAGCCCACCACAAACAAATGCTGTCTGTAACTGAAGTCCTATGTCCTACCTACAACCCAGCTCCAACCTGAGACCACTCCAGTGACAAGAGTACCCATGTCTACACCCCAGACAGCCGAGCACACAGCTCCTGCCCAACCTGTCTCCCACACCCCACCGTGGCCAGCAGGTGACACTTCAACCCTGTGGAAGTACATCACAGCCACCTTTAGCCAGTCACCTGGGAAGCTGTCAGACTCCACAGCTTCACAACGGTCCAGGACACCCCAGCCCTACCAGCCATGTATGCAGTGGTTCAGCAGCGCCTGGAGGCCAGGGCTGCAAAATCCCAGAACCCTCCCTGGTTCTGAGCCACAGCCGACAGGAGCCCAACCCAGCCCCAGAGGCAGGACACAGACACAAGACGGGTGAGCAAGATCACTTTATTGGGTTTGAGCCAGGGAGGTGACACTATCTATCTCTGCCAGGCTTCAAAGGAGGCTGCTCTAGCACAGGTCACCTGACCACCttaaacagcaataaaaaaagtaaaatagaaaccTTTATTTAGAATTAAAGCCAACACTTGAGTATGACAAACACAGCATTCAGCTCAAAGAAGCACCCCGCTAATGGAGTGAGCGTTTATTCTGCACAATCACGACATGTGGACAAACCCAGGAGAGGGCACAGGGACACTGGGCAGGGCTGGCACCTAGTCCTCCTCGCCCGGGTCCTCTCTCTCCAGCGTGTAGACCATGAAGCAAGCATCGGGTCTCTTGGGGACGAGGGGATGCCCGGGTCTCACAATCTCAAAGCCAAGAAAGCTGAAGGTTCGGAGTAGGGCGGCTGTGGGGGACACAGGGTCAGAGCCTGGGGTGCCAGAGCTTCCCTCCCTGGGGAGCCCGCAGCAACACCCACCTCTGTCCTCACGGTTCTTGGGGAAGCAGATGAAAACATGGTCGGCCCGGAGCTGCTCCTCCGCGAACTCCAGGAGAGCTGCGAAACTGAGGAGAGCATGTGGCCATTAGCCACCAGACCCCAGACCCCCTACAGCCCCACAGGAAAGTGGCCCACCTGTCCTTGCTGCCCTCAGGCAGAGGCCCAGCCGGGAGCTCGATGTAGAGGCCACCACCGTTCCACACtgccctccaggtgacctgcttGGCCTCCGTGAGCGTGGACTGGATGCTCAGGACCCTGGTCTTGTCGTTAGACGTTGGCTCCTCTGTCACATTCAGCCGCTCGTCCTGGGGGAGCAGGGCTGTCAGGATGGCCAGCTTACCGTGCAGTGGCCGGCACCGGGACGCATGCCCCACAGGTACTTACGGAGTAGAGGACGCTAGCTGAAAGACTGTGATCCCGCTGACCGTTCCCTCGCCCACCTGGGATCTTCAGGGGTGGGTGAGGGACATCAGGAGCACCACCGAGGCCCCGGACCCAGGTTACTACAGCAATGGAGGGCGACCCTAGAACTGCAGGAGACAGTGCCCAAGGGCAGTAAGTCACTGGGCTCCCCAGACTCCCCACTCCACAGCCACTGAGGACGGTGGTCCTAGCTCACTGCCCTCACCTCTGCGGCTCTGCCCCTTCTGGAGTAAAGCAGGGCCCCATCAGGGCCTCAGGCGGTGTCACCTCAGCACTGTGGTCCACAGCAGGGAGCTGGGCTATCCTGCCCCCCATGCTGCCAAGGCAACCTCCCATACCAGGCCACCTCCTCCTCTCTACAGCTCAGGCCCAGCCCCTCTTAAAGTCCCgccctcctcctcagcctccacttCACCCAACACCTCACTTAAGCTTTGGAGTCACAGAGAACCaagtcccctccccttcccactctCACCCAATAGGACCCAGCACAGCCCATATCAGAGTCCTCAGTCACCCCAAAGCCCTCCCACCATTACCTCCGCCCTTTTCAAACTAGTCCCCATCCTGTATCCTTCAGGTGAGACCCTCCTCCATCTCACCCAAGCCACTGCAGACTTCAAAGCCCAAGTGGACCCAGTCCACACCCGCCCAGAG
Protein-coding regions in this window:
- the Lingo3 gene encoding leucine-rich repeat and immunoglobulin-like domain-containing nogo receptor-interacting protein 3; amino-acid sequence: MTCWLPMLGLHLLLLPTAPPLAAGCPARCECSASTRTVACGRRRLTAIPEGIPAETRLLELNRNRIRCLNPGDLASLPTLEELDLNHNVIAHVEPGAFANLPRLRILRLRGNQLKLIPPGVFTHLDSLTLLDLSENKLVILLDFSFQDLRSLQRLEVGDNDLVFISRRAFAGLLGLAELTLERCNLTSLSPESLGHLRGLGALRLRHLAIAALEDQNFQKLPGLSHLEIDNWPLLEEVAPGSLRGLNLTSLSITHTNITAVPAAALRQQAHLTCLNLSHNPISTVPRGSFRDLVRLRELHLAGALLAVIEPQAFVGLRQIRLLNLSDNLLSTLEENTFHSVNTLETLRVDGNPLACDCRLLWIVQRRKTLNFDGRLPACATPAEVRGDALHILPDSVLFEYFVCRKPKIRERRLQHVTATEGDDVRFLCRAEGEPVPTVVWVTPQHHTVTAASRGRARVLPGGTLAVADTRPQDSGTYTCVASNAGGNDTYFATLTVQPAANRTQGDGHNETQVGVRFPLDLTTILVSTAMGCITFLGVVLFCFLLLFVWSRGRGQHKNHFSVEYSFRKVDGPTAAAGQGGARKFNMKMI
- the Oaz1 gene encoding LOW QUALITY PROTEIN: ornithine decarboxylase antizyme 1 (The sequence of the model RefSeq protein was modified relative to this genomic sequence to represent the inferred CDS: deleted 1 base in 1 codon), encoding MVKSSLQRILNSHCFAREKEGDKRSATLHASRTMPLLSQHSRGGCSSESSRVALHCCSNLGPGPRWCSDVPHPPLKIPGGRGNGQRDHSLSASVLYSDERLNVTEEPTSNDKTRVLSIQSTLTEAKQVTWRAVWNGGGLYIELPAGPLPEGSKDSFAALLEFAEEQLRADHVFICFPKNREDRAALLRTFSFLGFEIVRPGHPLVPKRPDACFMVYTLEREDPGEED